A window of the Lactuca sativa cultivar Salinas chromosome 5, Lsat_Salinas_v11, whole genome shotgun sequence genome harbors these coding sequences:
- the LOC111912964 gene encoding uncharacterized protein LOC111912964, which produces MGYRCKWRMWISGCLKSARASVLVNGSPTEEYEISKGVHQGDPLSLFLFIIAMEGVSIAMKTACEKGIFKGIKIPHDDISVSHLFYADDALFLGEWNKENIKNLAWILRCFHAKVNFNKSHVFGIGANIHEVNRWATPLGCKPTVLPFTYLGVPVGANMKLKKNLALIVENFHNKLSSWKAKNLSMGGLLTLKKAVLGSLPSFIFSLCVAPNGVIDKLEKIRRKFLWGGVTPVFPGLLYLEI; this is translated from the coding sequence ATGGGGTATAGATGCAAATGGAGGATGTGGATATCTGGGTGTTTAAAATCAGCTAGAGCATCGGTACTTGTTAATGGATCACCCACAGAAGAATATGAGATCAGCAAAGGAGTCCACCAAGGAGATCCCCTGTCACTATTTCTTTTCATTATAGCCATGGAGGGGGTAAGCATTGCTATGAAGACAGCATGTGAGAAGGGTATTTTCAAAGGGATAAAAATACCACATGACGACATATCGGTGTCACATCTCTTCTATGCGGACGATGCACTCTTCCTCGGTGAATGGAAtaaagaaaacatcaagaaccTGGCCTGGATTCTCAGGTGCTTTCATGCCAAGGTAAACTTTAATAAGTCGCATGTTTTTGGAATAGGAGCGAATATTCACGAGGTAAATAGATGGGCAACACCACTTGGTTGTAAACCGACTGTACTACCATTCACTTATCTAGGCGTGCCAGTGGGGGCTAATATGAAGTTAAAAAAGAACTTGGCTCTTATCGTGGAGAACTTCCACAACAAACTTTCCTCATGGAAGGCCAAAAACCTTTCTATGGGAGGACTTTTAACCTTGAAAAAGGCTGTTCTTGGCAGTCTTCCATCTTTTATCTTTTCACTCTGCGTAGCTCCAAATGGGGTAATTGATAAATTAGAAAAAATCAGAAGAAAATTCTTGTGGGgtggtgtaacgcctgtgtttccgggcttgctaTATTTAgaaatataa
- the LOC111912954 gene encoding uncharacterized protein LOC111912954 codes for MNCVGVNLRGIGKDYKTEWVRRLKIQNDISFLGIQETQLTNVNNINVAGCWDQSDFGYVAMKSEGRSGGLLSMWDSQKYTVVETLKSRHFIITIGNWSGITVSTIFSNIYGPHFPREKKKLWDDLLKIKMEKMGVWIVLGDFNTVRRQDERYNSQFYNSSAYWFNRFRGEAQLHEPRMGGHQYTYFCQTKVKMSKLDRFLICPTLLNYFPATTITALPREISDHCPILLRTTTEADFGKTPFKFFNSWMNRDGYDEVVSRAWSSFVGYGAPDAYLAAKLKNLKNELKKWRAIDHPKEVMELKTLKLKLQEIDEKIEEQCAVDGDENSRFFHGFVNNRKRKNHINGLVINGSWNTSVEDIRQEVLNFYKDKFKEKWVSRPKFISPKFRKLDLMNIEHLEDPFTLEEIKRAVWSCGKDKALGLDGINFNFIKRHWSIVKGDIFEAIRHFEKYGTISRGCNSSFVTLIPKVNDPIKLGDYRLISLIGCFYKIISMTLANRLKKTIGLNIREEQSAYVEGRSIQDGPMIVNELCSWAKKVKRKILHFKVDFD; via the exons ATGAATTGTGTCGGTGTTAATCTTCGGGGAATCGGCAAAGATTACAAAACCGAATGGGTAAGAAGACTTAAAATTCAGAATGACATATCATTCTTGGGTATACAAGAAACGCAATTGACTAATGTCAATAATATTAATGTAGCGGGCTGTTGGGACCAAAGTGACTTTGGATACGTCGCGATGAAATCGGAGGGTAGATCTGGCGGATTGCTCAGTATGTGGGATTCACAAAAATATACGGTAGTTGAAACATTAAAATCAAGACATTTCATCATCACCATAGGAAACTGGAGCGGAATCACAGTATCAACGATTTTTTCTAACATATATGGGCCGCATTTCCCTCGAGAAAAGAAGAAACTATGGGATGATCTGTTAAAAATCAAAATGGAGAAAATGGGAGTCTGGATAGTCCTTGGCGATTTTAACACTGTACGGAGACAAGATGAGAGGTATAATTCACAATTCTATAACTCTTCAGCATATTGGTTTAACAGATTCAGAGGCGAAGCGCAATTACATGAACCGAGGATGGGAGGTCATCAATATACATACTTTTGTCAAACTAAAGTCAAAATGAGTAAATTAGATAGATTCCTAATTTGCCCCACATTATTGAACTATTTTCCTGCGACCACAATAACTGCTTTGCCTAGGGAGATTTCAGATCACTGCCCTATCTTGTTGAGAACCACTACAGAGGCTGATTTTGGAAAAACACCCTTCAAATTCTTCAACTCATGGATGAACCGTGATGGATATGATGAGGTTGTTAGCAGGGCATGGTCCAGTTTTGTTGGATATGGTGCTCCTGATGCTTACCTTGCTGCGAAATTAAAGAATTTAAAAAACGAGTTGAAGAAATGGAGAGCCATAGACCATCCCAAAGAAGTCATGGAACTAAAGACACTCAAACTAAAGTTACAGGAAATTGATGAGAAAATTGAAGAACAG TGTGCAGTCGATGGGGATGAAAATTCACGCTTCTTTCATGGATTTGTCAACAACAGAAAGAGGAAAAATCACATTAATGGTTTGGTGATAAATGGTTCCTGGAACACAAGTGTGGAAGATATAAGACAGGAGGTTTTGAACTTTTACAAGGACAAGTTCAAGGAGAAATGGGTTTCCCGCCCTAAATTTATTAGCCCAAAGTTCAGAAAATTAGACTTGATGAATATCGAGCATCTAGAGGACCCATTCACATTAGAAGAAATAAAACGTGCAGTCTGGTCATGCGGAAAAGATAAAGCACTTGGCCTAGATGGAATTAATTTTAACTTCATTAAAAGGCACTGGTCGATTGTTAAGGGAGATATATTCGAAGCCATTCGACACTTTGAGAAATATGGAACAATTAGCAGGGGATGTAATTCTTCCTTTGTTACACTAATACCTAAAGTGAATGACCCTATAAAACTTGGAGACTATCGCCTAATTAGTCTCATTGGATGCTTTTACAAAATAATTTCCATGACACTCGCCAATAGACTGAAGAAAACAATTGGGCTGAATATCAGGGAGGAGCAGTCGGCTTATGTCGAAGGGAGAAGTATTCAAGATGGTCCCATGATTGTCAATGAGTTATGCTCATGGGCAAAGAAGGTGAAACGAAAGATTTTGCACTTTAAGGTTGATTTCGACTAG